ATAAGATAACGATGCGAATATTGGTAACTGGAGTCAAAGGCCAGCTTGGCTATGACGTGGTAAATGAGCTTACAAAGCGCGGTCATGAGGCCGTAGGAGTCGATGTGGAGGAGATGGACATCACAGACCCAGGAGCTGTGGAGCGTGTCATCACTGATGCGCGTGTGGAAGCAGTCATCCACTGTGCCGCATACACCGCCGTTGATGCAGCGGAGGATCATGTGGATATCTGCCGCAGGGTCAACGCGTACGGAACCGAAAATGTAGCGAAAGTCTGTGAAAAACTGGACCTGAAGATGATGTACATCAGCACGGATTACGTTTTTGACGGCGAGGGAACACGTCCCTGGGAACCGGATGATGAACGGCACCCATTGAACATCTATGGACAGACCAAGTATGAGGGCGAGGTGGCGGTGACAGACCACGTAGAAAAATTTTTTATCGTCCGTATCGCCTGGGTGTTCGGCGTAAACGGCAAAAACTTTATCAAGACGATGCTGAAGCTCGGAGAGACGCATGATACGCTCACCGTTGTGGATGATCAGACAGGTTCGCCGACGTATACGTACGATCTGGCGGTTCTGCTTGTGGATATGATCCTGACGGATAAATACGGGTTTTATCATGCGACCAATGAAGGACTTTGCACCTGGTATGAATTTGCAGCGGAGATTTTCCGCCAGGCGGGTATGCATGTGAATGTAGTTCCGGTAGGGAGCGAAGAATATCCTGCAAAGGCGAAACGCCCTTACAACAGCCGTATGAACAAAGACAAGCTGGATGACAACGGTTTTCACAGACTTCCGCCATGGCAGGACGCGCTGGGCCGCTATCTGAAAGAGATCCTGTGATTCCCGGGAGATGCCAAATGAAGGATGAAAAAAAAGAGTTCCGTATTGAGCTGGTATTTTTGATTGCCGTTTTCGTTTTTCTTGTTCTGTGGGCAGTTGTCCAGCCGTTTAATGCATCGCCGGATGAGGCGATGCGGTATCAGATTGTGGATTTTATTGCACGTCACGGCACGCTGCCTCACGGCGGAGACCCGGAAGTTCGGGATGCGATGTGGGGAATCTCCTATGGATTCAATCCGATTCTTTCGTATATTTTTTCGGCGGGGTTTGTCAAAATCACATCATTTTTCACTTCGGGTGAACAGGCACTGCTGATAGCCGCGCGCATGGTGAACGTAATGCTGGGGACCGGGTTTGCCTTTCTGGTGCGGCGGATCGCACGGCGGCTGTTTCAAAAGCCGGCCGGATGGTTTTTCACGCTAGCGGTGACGTTTCTGCCGGGCTGTCTGTTCGTGTTTTCCTATGTCAACACGGATGGACTGGCGCTGTTCTCGACGGCCCTGATCATTCTGATGTGGGTGCGGGCGCTGGAAAGCGGCTGGGAAATCAGGACGTGTGCAGGACTCGGTACGGGAATCGGACTGTGTGCCATGTCATACTACAACGCATACGGAGTGATCCTCGCGAGCATTCTGTTTTTCTGCGTCACGGTTCTGCTGTGCAGAGACCGGAAATGGGATGTTCGGTTTCTGCTTTCGAGGGGACTGCTGATCACGGCGTTTGTCGCGGCGATCGCGGGCTGGTGGTTCATACGCAGTTATATCATCTATGACGGCGATATCCTGGGGATGCGGACGTCGTCGCAGTATGCCGAGATGTACGCGGTGGAAGAGCTGAAGCCGTCGAACCGTCAGACGATACAGTCCACGGGGATGTCCATTCTGGGGATGATGGCGTTTGTGCCCGGGGACTGGCAGCACAACTGGCTGATGACGGTTATGGTGAGCTTCATCGGCACGTTCGGTTTTATGAAGGTCTTCATGCCGTTCCTGCTGAGCAAGCTGTATATTCTGCTGTTCGGTGTCGGAGGTGCAGGCGTGCTGACTGGTATTCGGCGGTTGTTTTTTGTCAGGAAGGACAGATGTGAGTGCAGAAAAGTCATGATAGGCATGGAGAGTGCTCAGGTGAAGGTCATTTACCGGCGGGAGCGATGGAACCCTGAAAATGTATTCCGGTGGGCGATGCTTGTGACGATGGCTGTTCCGCCCATCGTGCTGGTGTGGTATGCTTATACAAGTGATTTTCAGGCGCAGGGCAGGTATGTGATGCCTGCGGTGATCCCTGTCATGTATTTCGTGACGCTCGGATATGAGCAATGGTTCTCGGGGATATTAAAAAAAGAAAAGGCCGGCAGATGGTTTTTCCTGCTCGCCTGTATGTTCTTTATCATCAGCGCGGTCTATACTTATGCAGCGGTCTTCTTGCCGTCCTGCAGATAACAAAAAATGCCGCCGGCTTCTCATGATCGAAGCCGGCAGCATTTTTTGAATTTCAGTGATTTTCCGGATACCGGGGCATCTCGTTTCGGTAGAGAAGTTCCTTTCCGCGAATATCTTTCACGGTCATCGTATCATAGATCCGCTGTGTGACGCTGTCGATGTATGGACGCGTCTTTCCGGTAATGTCATAGCGGGCAAAGTAGGGATTCGGACCGTGCATAACGACTGCTTCCCCTTCCCTGTAAAACAGCTGGCTCTCCGCAACTTCCGGCCATTCCGTGATTTCAAGAGCGGTCTGCTGGCTGCCGATATACCCCGGCCTGCTGTGAAAATACAGGACGGCGCTGTGCTTTGCCATAAATGCAGAGTGTTCGTTCAAAGTTTTTCTGAGAGCATCTCTGTCATAGATGGAATCAAGGAGCAGTTTTTCGATGGACAGGCCGCTGCTGTATTCTATGAGCTCGTGCTCATATCCCAGGAAGCGTCCCGCAATCTCACAGACCTCGACCGCCTGCCCGGGAGCCCAGAAGAACTGCATAGACAATGCCCCTTCAGTCTGGCCAGTGGCGGCGATGAACTTTTCCAGAATATTTTTGGCAGGTTCATAGACATCACCGATCAGGCGGGATGGATAGACATTTCTGGTACTGATGGGAACATCACGCGTTCCGGTCCCGGTCTTTTCGCGGTCTGCGATACTGAGAATATGAACCTGGCCGTCCATTACCCAGGACATCAGATTGAATTCATACCCTGTATTGTATTCTTCAACGAGAATTTCTTTCACACGCGAGGTCGAGCAGGCGCGGGAAAAATACCGGCGTACCTCTGCGGGGGAGTTCAGCACATACAGTCCGCGGGAGCCGTACATATCCAGCGGTTTGGTCACGGCCGGAAAACGAAGCTCTGAAAGTTCCGTATCGGAAAATCCGCGTTTCAGGCATACGTGGCGCGGTGTTGCGATGCTGAGCGAATTCAGAAGCTGCTTCATCTTCATTTTATTTCGGTAGAACGGCAGCTGTTCGGGTTTGAGATAGCAATCCAGGCCGGCCTTATCGGAGGACCTGACCATGCATTCAAACAGGAGGTCGGAAAACGAGGTGATAATGGCGTCTACATCATGCTGGCGGGCATAGCGCGACAGGGACACTGTTTCGCGGACATCGATATCGTAGGCAAAATCCGCAATCTGTTTTGCGGGACTGTCGGGGTATCCGTCGCAGACAACGGTGCAGATACCGCGTTCCTTTGCCAGTTTAACCAGCTGTGTAAATTCATTCAGGGAACCTAAAATCATTAAACGTTTTTTCATAGATTATTCTCCAAACTGCTGCGTCACTGTGAGGACTGCATCTGCAAGGTGTTCCATCTCCCAGTTTCCATAGCGCTGGTCACAGGGAAGCGGGAGAATGTTGGCGGCAAGATCATATTCTACTGATTCCTCCGGCATGGATGCAATGACATTATTCCAGTAGACAGGAATATAGATATGCAAAGAAGCCAGTTCTCTGCGGATGGCAGGTCCGTTTCTGGTGTAAAACGGATAGGCAAACGGTCCGTCCGGAACGATATGATTCATGATGTTATCCTGTTCGAGGCGCTCACTCAGATACCGGTAGTTGCGGCTGCGCGTGCGGCGCACGGCGTCATAATCAATTCCGTTTAATATGTTTCTGGTGATGAGGGACATATTTTTAACGGGCTCGCTGTGAAAACTGTCTGCTGCCGCCAGCATTTCAGTGTAATGATCGGAGGCGGTATCCTCCAGACGGCCGAGCAGGTGCGCCATCCTGTGCTGGGACTGGTCTGTCACAGGAACAGGGGGCAGTGTCTGGCTGCAGGAAAGATATGCCCCGTCACTCACGCCAAAATATTTCCGGCAGGAGTACAGTGTCGGAATGTTTTTCAGCGGCCGCTGGAAGAAGCTCTGCGTGTTGTCGACGATGATCCGTTCGTACCGCTGAGAAAATGCAAGGATCTGTTCGTCTGACAGCTGGCCGTAGTAATTGATCAGGTAGAGATATTCATCATCGGATAGTTCACAATCCAGCACCGGGGCCAGGTTTTTGTCCAGATGATAGTAGTGCAGGGAAAAGCCTGCCCGCTCACATGCGCTGGTCACCGAATCACAGATAAGGTAAGGCACGTGCAGAGTCCTGCATTGCAGCGATTCCAGCAAATAAACCAGGGCAGTTCGGCCCAGGTTTAATTCGCAGAGACCGGAATAATAAGGCCGGCTGTTCAGATGTTCCAGTTCGAAATATCCGCCTATTTCCATCATGTTATTCCTCCGTATCTTTCTGGCGCACCGTATAGTGCGGCATTTTTTTAGATTCATTCAGAATATTCATCAGGTACATGCCGATAATGCCCAGGGAGAGCAGTATCAGGCTGAATCCGCAGAGCATAATCAGTATCAGAGACGTCCAGCCCTCCACGGAAGCGCCAAAGATCAGATAGCGTATCAGATAATACAATGCAAGCAGTACGCTGACTGCAAATCCCAGGATTCCGATATCCCGCACGACGAGAAGAGGAAATGCGGTATGGTTCGTGATATCGTAGATCAGATCCCTGACCAGCCGCCTGAAAGGGTAACCACTTTTCCCGTAAGCACGGGCGTCGTGGCGTACCGGCACATTGATGATCCTGTTGGAGGTCTGTACCAGCAGATTGCCGATCTGCGGAAGGTGTGTGTTTGTCGTCAGTATGGCGTCTACGATAAACTTCCGCATCAGCCGGAAACTTGTGATCTCCAGATCCGGATCTTTCCCGAGCATCTTGGAAGTCGCCCAGACAGAGAAACGCGTGCCCAGTCTCCGGATAAAGTTATGTTTGCGGCCTTCATATTTTGCGAGAATGACATCCACGTCATCCCGTTCATTCATCACAGAGATCATCTTCGGAAGCTCTTCCGGAGGATGCTGCAGGTCGTCATCCATTGTGATCACGAAATCACCTCTGGCATAGGAAAAACCACACAGCAGGGCAGGATGCTGACCGAAATTTCTGGCCATCTGTATGATCCTGACACGCCGGTCACGGCTGCGCAGCTGCTTCATGATCTGGTACGAATTATCCCGGGAACTGTCATCAACCAGGATAAGTTCAAAGTCCTCGCGGAGTGTCTGTTCGAACACATCACGCAGGCGTGTATATAACTCTTCAAGG
The Ruminococcus gauvreauii genome window above contains:
- the rfbD gene encoding dTDP-4-dehydrorhamnose reductase, coding for MRILVTGVKGQLGYDVVNELTKRGHEAVGVDVEEMDITDPGAVERVITDARVEAVIHCAAYTAVDAAEDHVDICRRVNAYGTENVAKVCEKLDLKMMYISTDYVFDGEGTRPWEPDDERHPLNIYGQTKYEGEVAVTDHVEKFFIVRIAWVFGVNGKNFIKTMLKLGETHDTLTVVDDQTGSPTYTYDLAVLLVDMILTDKYGFYHATNEGLCTWYEFAAEIFRQAGMHVNVVPVGSEEYPAKAKRPYNSRMNKDKLDDNGFHRLPPWQDALGRYLKEIL
- a CDS encoding ArnT family glycosyltransferase, whose translation is MKDEKKEFRIELVFLIAVFVFLVLWAVVQPFNASPDEAMRYQIVDFIARHGTLPHGGDPEVRDAMWGISYGFNPILSYIFSAGFVKITSFFTSGEQALLIAARMVNVMLGTGFAFLVRRIARRLFQKPAGWFFTLAVTFLPGCLFVFSYVNTDGLALFSTALIILMWVRALESGWEIRTCAGLGTGIGLCAMSYYNAYGVILASILFFCVTVLLCRDRKWDVRFLLSRGLLITAFVAAIAGWWFIRSYIIYDGDILGMRTSSQYAEMYAVEELKPSNRQTIQSTGMSILGMMAFVPGDWQHNWLMTVMVSFIGTFGFMKVFMPFLLSKLYILLFGVGGAGVLTGIRRLFFVRKDRCECRKVMIGMESAQVKVIYRRERWNPENVFRWAMLVTMAVPPIVLVWYAYTSDFQAQGRYVMPAVIPVMYFVTLGYEQWFSGILKKEKAGRWFFLLACMFFIISAVYTYAAVFLPSCR
- a CDS encoding ATP-grasp domain-containing protein; the encoded protein is MKKRLMILGSLNEFTQLVKLAKERGICTVVCDGYPDSPAKQIADFAYDIDVRETVSLSRYARQHDVDAIITSFSDLLFECMVRSSDKAGLDCYLKPEQLPFYRNKMKMKQLLNSLSIATPRHVCLKRGFSDTELSELRFPAVTKPLDMYGSRGLYVLNSPAEVRRYFSRACSTSRVKEILVEEYNTGYEFNLMSWVMDGQVHILSIADREKTGTGTRDVPISTRNVYPSRLIGDVYEPAKNILEKFIAATGQTEGALSMQFFWAPGQAVEVCEIAGRFLGYEHELIEYSSGLSIEKLLLDSIYDRDALRKTLNEHSAFMAKHSAVLYFHSRPGYIGSQQTALEITEWPEVAESQLFYREGEAVVMHGPNPYFARYDITGKTRPYIDSVTQRIYDTMTVKDIRGKELLYRNEMPRYPENH
- a CDS encoding glycosyltransferase family 2 protein, translating into MSLYSVVVPVYNSEHTLEELYTRLRDVFEQTLREDFELILVDDSSRDNSYQIMKQLRSRDRRVRIIQMARNFGQHPALLCGFSYARGDFVITMDDDLQHPPEELPKMISVMNERDDVDVILAKYEGRKHNFIRRLGTRFSVWATSKMLGKDPDLEITSFRLMRKFIVDAILTTNTHLPQIGNLLVQTSNRIINVPVRHDARAYGKSGYPFRRLVRDLIYDITNHTAFPLLVVRDIGILGFAVSVLLALYYLIRYLIFGASVEGWTSLILIMLCGFSLILLSLGIIGMYLMNILNESKKMPHYTVRQKDTEE